The following are from one region of the Silene latifolia isolate original U9 population chromosome 9, ASM4854445v1, whole genome shotgun sequence genome:
- the LOC141598738 gene encoding uncharacterized protein LOC141598738 produces the protein MRKLTLICVAITTLVSLLLPLCISSVSSSLNDDVLGLIVFKADIVDPHGKLSSWNEDDDNPCNNWAGVTCNPRSNRVSELNLDGFSLSGRLGRGLLQLQSLRKLVLSRNNITGSFSSALVRLSNLRILDLSENSFSGVLSPDFFQQCGPLRSVNLGFNKFSGSIPSSLSSCVGISVLNLSNNMFSGSVPTGIYGLHGLKSVDLSNNVLSGVIPSGMDGLYNLRALDLSRNRLSGAVPEDIGGCSLLKSLDLGGNMLTGSLPISVLNLSFVGNVNLRGNLFTGLVPEWIGRMRALETLDLSNNNFSGFLPISMGNLRALKVINMSMNGLTGALPESMIGCSNLQIIDFRQNVLNGELPKWIFKVGLQEILLSENKLSGTMDASISSAESISYNSLQVLDLSHNGLSGGIPSSLVKFSSLEFLNLSKNSLIGGIPETIGGLKALKVVDLSDNQLKGSIPSEIGGATSLRELILRKNLIAGNVPTSLEHCTSLTLLDLSHNSLNGPVPVALSKLDELQFVDLSFNYLSGSLPKQLENLQHLQSFNVSHNNLQGELPGGFFNTIPPTSVMGNPSLCGSSTKRSCAAVLPKPIVLNPNSTGEIVSGSSLPPQVARKRNILSISALIAIGAAAVIVVGVIAITVLNLRVKASASHSAAALALSNGDDFSHSSTDANSGKLVIFSGESEFSTGTHALLNKDCELGRGGFGAVYRTVLQNGRPVAIKKLTVSSLVKSQDDFEREVKKLGKIRHSNLVSLEGYYWTTSLQLLIYEFVSGGSLYKHLHEGPGGNHLSWNERFNIILGMAKGLSHLHQLNVIHYNLKSSNILISESGDAKVGDFGLARLLPMLDRYILSSKIQSALGYMAPEFACRTVKITEKCDTYGFGVLVLEVVTGKRPVEYMDDDVVVLCDMVRGALEEGKVEECIDERLQGKFPAEEAIPVIKLGLICTSQVPSNRPDMREVINILELIRHPSEGQEESV, from the exons ATGAGGAaattaaccctaatttgtgttGCAATTACTACATTAGTAAGTTTATTACTCCCATTGTGTATAAGTTCAGTATCTAGTTCACTAAATGATGATGTATTAGGTTTAATAGTGTTTAAAGCAGACATTGTGGACCCACATGGTAAATTATCATCTTGgaatgaagatgatgataatCCATGTAATAATTGGGCTGGTGTAACATGTAACCCTAGATCAAATCGTGTTTCTGAGCTTAATCTCGACGGTTTTTCGCTTTCGGGTCGATTAGGGAGAGGGTTATTGCAGTTACAGTCACTTAGGAAGTTGGTTTTATCAAGAAATAATATTACAGGAAGTTTTAGTTCTGCTTTAGTGAGACTTTCTAATTTAAGAATACTTGATTTAAGTGAGAATTCATTCTCTGGTGTGTTATCTCCTGACTTTTTTCAACAATGTGGGCCTTTGAGAAGTGTTAATTTGGGTTTTAATAAGTTTTCGGGGTCGATTCCGAGTAGTTTGAGCTCTTGTGTTGGGATATCTGTGCTTAATTTGTCGAATAATATGTTTTCTGGGAGTGTTCCTACTGGAATTTATGGTTTACATGGGTTGAAATCGGTTGATTTGTCGAATAATGTGTTGAGTGGTGTTATTCCTAGTGGTATGGATGGTTTGTATAACTTGAGAGCTCTAGATTTGAGTAGAAACCGGCTTTCTGGGGCGGTACCGGAGGATATTGGAGGGTGTTCTTTGTTGAAGTCACTTGATTTAGGTGGGAACATGTTGACTGGTAGTCTACCTATTTCTGTGCTGAATTTGAGCTTTGTTGGGAATGTGAATCTTAGGGGGAACTTGTTTACGGGTTTAGTTCCCGAGTGGATTGGTAGAATGAGGGCACTTGAGACTCTTGATCTTTCGAATAATAATTTTTCGGGTTTTCTGCCAATTTCTATGGGTAATTTAAGGGCATTAAAGGTTATAAATATGTCTATGAATGGTTTAACCGGAGCATTGCCTGAATCTATGATTGGTTGTTCAAACCTTCAAATCATAGATTTTCGGCAAAATGTGTTGAATGGTGAGTTGCCTAAGTGGATTTTCAAGGTGGGTTTGCAAGAAATTTTGCTCTCAGAGAATAAGTTGAGTGGAACCATGGATGCTTCAATATCCTCGGCCGAGTCCATTTCATATAACAGTCTTCAAGTGTTGGATTTGTCCCATAATGGGTTGTCTGGGGGTATTCCATCATCATTGGTGAAATTTAGCAGCTTGGAGTTCTTGAACTTGTCTAAGAACTCTTTGATAGGCGGAATACCGGAAACTATTGGAGGACTTAAAGCATTGAAGGTTGTTGATTTAAGTGATAATCAGCTGAAagggagcattccttctgaaatCGGAGGCGCTACTTCTCTGCGCGAGTTGATATTGAGAAAGAATTTGATTGCTGGGAATGTACCTACTTCTCTTGAGCATTGTACTTCACTCACTCTTCT GGATTTATCACACAACAGTTTAAACGGACCGGTACCTGTTGCTCTTTCAAAACTTGATGAACTACAATTCGTAGATCTTTCTTTCAATTATCTTAGTGGAAGTCTACCGAAACAGCTAGAAAATCTCCAGCATCTCCAATCCTTCAACGTTTCACATAATAATCTCCAGGGTGAACTTCCTGGCGGTTTCTTTAACACCATACCTCCCACATCTGTCATGGGAAATCCGTCTCTTTGTGGATCTTCTACGAAACGATCTTGTGCTGCAGTGCTTCCTAAACCCATTGTTCTAAATCCCAACTCCACTGGTGAAATTGTGTCGGGTTCTTCTTTACCCCCTCAAGTGGCTCGGAAGAGAAACATCCTTAGCATTTCTGCCTTAATTGCTATCGGGGCTGCTGCTGTTATTGTAGTCGGTGTGATTGCCATCACGGTTCTAAATCTGCGTGTCAAGGCATCAGCATCTCATTCTGCTGCTGCCCTTGCATTATCAAACGGCGATGATTTCAGCCATTCCTCCACCGATGCCAATTCTGGAAAGCTGGTAATTTTCTCAGGCGAGTCTGAGTTCAGCACTGGGACCCATGCTCTTCTCAACAAGGACTGTGAGCTCGGTCGTGGTGGGTTTGGGGCGGTATACCGAACCGTCCTTCAAAATGGTCGCCCTGTTGCCATAAAGAAGCTCACTGTCTCTAGTCTGGTCAAGTCCCAAGACGATTTTGAAAGGGAGGTTAAGAAGCTTGGGAAAATACGACATTCTAATCTCGTCTCACTTGAAGGCTATTACTGGACTACATCACTTCAGCTACTTATATACGAGTTTGTGTCCGGCGGAAGTTTATACAAGCACCTTCATGAAGGACCGGGTGGCAACCACCTCTCTTGGAACGAGAGATTCAACATAATTCTCGGTATGGCTAAAGGGTTATCCCACCTGCACCAGCTAAATGTCATCCACTACAATCTCAAATCAAGCAATATCCTCATAAGCGAGTCCGGTGACGCTAAAGTCGGAGATTTCGGCTTAGCAAGACTCTTACCAATGTTGGATCGGTACATCCTAAGCAGCAAGATTCAGAGTGCACTAGGGTACATGGCACCTGAATTTGCATGCCGGACAGTTAAGATTACCGAGAAATGTGATACCTACGGCTTTGGAGTGTTGGTCTTAGAAGTAGTGACGGGTAAAAGACCCGTAGAATACATGGACGACGATGTGGTTGTACTGTGTGACATGGTCAGAGGAGCACTCGAAGAAGGGAAGGTAGAAGAATGTATCGATGAGCGGCTTCAGGGAAAATTCCCTGCAGAGGAAGCCATTCCAGTGATCAAATTGGGATTGATTTGCACATCTCAAGTTCCATCAAATCGACCAGATATGCGAGAAGTTATTAATATCCTCGAGTTAATCAGGCATCCCTCAGAAGGCCAAGAAGAATCAGTGTAA